One Endozoicomonas gorgoniicola DNA window includes the following coding sequences:
- a CDS encoding YebG family protein translates to MSITPMWRVDRDGSMFTDKKAAEEHDRMLELAANLTTLLEDHFTIDEQLAEDIGLLLSRNKDVLSKAFKGKPDLVLEIGRDSEEKTSESEAT, encoded by the coding sequence ATGTCAATTACCCCTATGTGGCGAGTTGATCGGGACGGGAGTATGTTTACAGACAAAAAAGCCGCTGAAGAACATGACCGCATGCTGGAGCTGGCAGCTAATCTGACCACGCTGCTGGAAGATCACTTTACTATCGACGAACAGCTGGCAGAAGACATCGGCCTGTTACTGTCCCGCAACAAGGATGTACTGTCCAAAGCTTTCAAGGGAAAGCCTGACCTGGTGCTTGAGATTGGCAGGGACTCTGAAGAAAAAACATCAGAGTCCGAAGCCACCTGA
- the rluB gene encoding 23S rRNA pseudouridine(2605) synthase RluB gives MTTETTPPQGEKLQKILAGAGIGSRREMERWISEGRVSVNGETATLGDRASAEDRISVDGRPVKLDNYASKVRRVIAYNKPEGEICSRSDPEGRPTVFDRLPKLSGERWIAIGRLDLNTSGLILFTTDGELASRLMHPSHEIEREYAVRVMGNVTEQKVKNLFEGVELEDGPARFTDIVDSGGAGINRWFHVCIMEGRNREVRRLWESQELTVSRLKRVRFANVIIPDHLRMGQWEELDKDAIDTLAAHVDLEPAPLPTVRKQARTTHSGLKGPRGKTAAQSKGKKRPSPHKKSSPHKRNRFS, from the coding sequence ATGACTACTGAAACAACTCCTCCCCAGGGTGAGAAACTGCAAAAAATCCTGGCGGGCGCTGGCATCGGCTCGCGCCGTGAGATGGAACGCTGGATCAGCGAAGGTCGTGTCTCCGTTAACGGTGAAACGGCCACTCTGGGTGATCGCGCCTCAGCTGAAGACCGCATTTCTGTGGATGGTCGCCCGGTAAAACTCGACAACTACGCCTCCAAAGTTCGTCGCGTAATTGCCTACAACAAACCTGAAGGCGAAATCTGCAGCCGTTCTGATCCGGAAGGTCGCCCGACGGTCTTTGACCGCCTGCCCAAACTGAGTGGCGAACGCTGGATTGCCATTGGCCGTCTTGACCTCAACACCTCTGGCCTGATTCTGTTCACCACCGACGGCGAACTCGCCAGCCGCCTGATGCACCCGTCCCATGAAATTGAGCGTGAATACGCGGTACGTGTGATGGGTAATGTAACCGAGCAAAAGGTTAAAAACCTGTTTGAAGGCGTTGAGCTGGAAGACGGTCCGGCACGCTTCACCGATATCGTTGATTCCGGCGGCGCAGGCATCAACCGCTGGTTCCACGTTTGCATTATGGAAGGCCGCAACCGTGAAGTACGTCGTCTGTGGGAATCTCAGGAACTCACTGTAAGTCGTCTGAAGCGCGTTCGCTTTGCCAACGTAATCATTCCTGACCACCTGCGTATGGGTCAGTGGGAAGAACTGGACAAAGACGCCATCGACACCCTGGCAGCCCATGTGGATCTGGAGCCGGCTCCGCTGCCAACCGTTCGCAAGCAGGCCCGCACCACCCATTCCGGTCTGAAAGGCCCTCGTGGTAAAACGGCTGCCCAGAGCAAAGGCAAGAAACGCCCATCTCCTCACAAGAAATCTTCGCCTCACAAGCGTAACCGTTTTTCCTGA
- the scpB gene encoding SMC-Scp complex subunit ScpB, with amino-acid sequence MDIEQLQRILEGALLASNKPLTLEQMMGLFSKANVSKENVSEEEVPDANAFREALVALSESCEGRGFELKQVASGYRFQVREELAPWVGRLWEEKPQRYTRAMLETLALIAYRQPITRGEIEEIRGVSVSSNIIRTLQEREWIRVVGHRDVPGRPAMFATTRQFLDYFNLQNLTELPPLSEIRDLEAMAKQLNETPEQGSLDVETTEATDAGEAHEVIEVEKQSAAALFAELDEMEADLPDNFDDLIKKQKVEALELDESTDNPTSTSTNESPEDSL; translated from the coding sequence ATGGACATTGAACAACTGCAACGCATTCTGGAAGGCGCGCTGCTGGCCAGCAACAAGCCTCTCACACTGGAACAGATGATGGGACTCTTTTCGAAAGCAAACGTTTCGAAAGAAAACGTTTCAGAAGAGGAAGTACCCGACGCCAATGCGTTTCGCGAAGCGCTGGTCGCCCTGTCTGAAAGCTGTGAAGGACGAGGGTTTGAACTGAAACAGGTCGCTTCCGGCTACCGCTTTCAGGTGCGCGAGGAGCTGGCTCCCTGGGTTGGCCGTTTATGGGAAGAAAAGCCACAGCGTTACACCCGGGCCATGCTGGAAACACTGGCTCTGATTGCCTACCGTCAACCCATTACCCGGGGCGAAATTGAAGAGATTCGCGGGGTCAGCGTCAGCAGTAACATTATCCGCACCCTGCAGGAGCGGGAGTGGATTCGGGTCGTAGGCCATCGCGATGTACCGGGGCGTCCTGCCATGTTTGCCACCACCCGGCAGTTCCTGGACTATTTCAACCTGCAAAATCTTACTGAACTGCCGCCACTGTCTGAAATCCGTGATTTAGAGGCGATGGCAAAGCAGCTGAACGAAACACCGGAACAGGGTTCTCTTGATGTCGAAACCACTGAGGCAACGGACGCCGGTGAAGCCCATGAGGTCATTGAAGTCGAGAAACAGTCTGCCGCAGCCCTGTTTGCCGAACTGGATGAAATGGAAGCCGACCTGCCGGATAATTTTGATGACCTGATCAAAAAGCAGAAAGTTGAAGCCCTGGAACTGGACGAATCCACCGACAACCCCACCAGCACATCCACCAACGAAAGCCCGGAAGATTCTCTATAG
- a CDS encoding segregation and condensation protein A, translating into MRGARKGDSPMTTTEAVADNQPDDSAPDDSASDEQQPAQTDAFDLNEASEAALENRILVMGQPMAKLPDDLYIPPEALEVFLDAFEGPLDLLLYLIKRNNMDILNIQVYTITQQYMEYVELMESSQFELAAEYLVMAATLAEIKSRMLLPRVSEDEEEEEDPRAELIRRLQEYERFKQAAEDIDELPRLNRNIYLVSAEPPNVELERPHPDVDLKEVMLALGEVLRRADMYENHQIEQEALSTRERMSQVLSQLSSDRFTPFVALFRMDEGRLGVVVTFMAVMELIKESLIELIQNEPYGPIHVKARID; encoded by the coding sequence ATGAGAGGAGCCCGAAAAGGTGATAGCCCGATGACCACGACGGAAGCCGTGGCCGACAATCAGCCAGACGATTCAGCGCCGGACGATTCAGCGTCGGACGAGCAACAACCGGCGCAGACTGATGCCTTTGACCTGAATGAAGCATCAGAAGCCGCTCTGGAAAACCGCATTCTGGTGATGGGGCAGCCCATGGCCAAACTGCCTGACGACCTCTATATCCCTCCTGAAGCACTGGAAGTTTTTCTGGATGCCTTTGAAGGGCCGCTTGACCTGTTGTTGTACCTGATCAAACGCAACAACATGGATATTCTCAATATTCAGGTTTACACCATTACCCAGCAGTACATGGAGTACGTTGAACTGATGGAATCTTCACAGTTCGAGCTGGCGGCAGAATATCTGGTGATGGCTGCCACCCTGGCTGAAATCAAATCCAGAATGCTTCTGCCCCGCGTCAGTGAAGATGAGGAAGAAGAGGAAGACCCCAGGGCGGAGCTGATCCGCAGGCTGCAGGAATATGAACGTTTCAAGCAGGCAGCGGAAGACATTGATGAGCTGCCAAGGCTCAACCGTAACATCTATCTCGTCAGCGCCGAGCCACCGAATGTTGAACTGGAGCGTCCACATCCCGATGTGGACCTGAAAGAGGTCATGCTGGCCCTGGGCGAAGTACTGCGCCGGGCGGATATGTACGAGAACCACCAGATTGAGCAGGAAGCCCTGTCGACCCGTGAGCGAATGAGCCAGGTGCTGTCGCAGCTGTCTTCAGACCGCTTTACACCCTTTGTCGCGCTGTTCCGGATGGACGAAGGACGCCTGGGGGTTGTGGTCACCTTTATGGCAGTGATGGAACTGATCAAGGAATCCCTGATCGAACTGATACAAAATGAACCTTACGGCCCTATTCATGTTAAGGCCAGAATTGACTGA
- a CDS encoding tryptophan--tRNA ligase encodes MSAVDSQSRILSGMRPTGRLHLGHYHGVLKNWLTLQHEYECFFFVADWHALTTHYENPTLIEENVWEMVIDWLAAGVNPGSANLFIQSRVPEHAELNLLLSMITPLSWLERVPSYKDQQEKLRERDLSTHGFLGYPLLQSADILLYRAGLVPVGADQEAHIEITREIARRFNHLYGREPGFEDNAEAAIRKMGKKAGTLYRNLRRAYLEKGDDEALKTARALLKEQSNITLGDQERLFGYLEGTGKVILPEPQALLAPQAKMPGLDGQKMSSSYGNTITLREDPDDIASKIRKMPTDPARQRRNDPGEPEKCPVWQLHKVYSDEARQDWVQEGCRNAGIGCLDCKKPVIDACQAELEPIRMEAMELERNQDVVKNIIAEGCEQARDEAQDTLRDVREAIGLDYR; translated from the coding sequence TTGAGCGCAGTAGATTCCCAGTCGCGCATATTATCAGGGATGCGCCCCACCGGCCGACTGCATCTGGGCCATTACCACGGCGTACTGAAAAACTGGCTAACCCTTCAGCATGAATATGAATGCTTCTTTTTTGTAGCCGACTGGCACGCACTGACCACCCATTACGAAAATCCGACACTGATTGAAGAAAATGTCTGGGAAATGGTCATCGACTGGCTGGCAGCCGGTGTCAACCCCGGATCAGCAAACCTGTTTATTCAGTCCCGTGTACCTGAACACGCAGAACTGAACCTGTTACTGTCGATGATCACCCCCCTGTCCTGGCTGGAGCGTGTACCCAGCTATAAGGATCAGCAGGAGAAACTGCGCGAACGAGATCTCTCTACCCACGGTTTTCTCGGCTACCCTCTGCTGCAAAGCGCTGATATCCTGCTCTATCGTGCCGGGCTTGTGCCGGTAGGCGCGGATCAGGAAGCTCATATTGAAATCACCCGTGAAATCGCCAGACGGTTCAACCATCTCTATGGCCGGGAACCCGGGTTTGAAGATAACGCAGAAGCCGCCATTCGTAAAATGGGCAAAAAGGCCGGCACACTGTATCGCAACCTGCGCCGGGCCTATCTGGAAAAAGGCGATGATGAAGCACTGAAAACCGCCAGAGCCCTGCTGAAAGAACAGTCCAACATCACCCTGGGTGACCAGGAACGACTGTTTGGTTATCTGGAAGGCACCGGCAAGGTCATTCTGCCGGAGCCACAGGCATTGCTGGCACCACAAGCCAAAATGCCGGGACTGGACGGGCAGAAAATGTCCAGCTCCTACGGCAATACCATCACCCTGCGTGAAGACCCGGATGATATTGCCAGTAAAATCCGCAAGATGCCCACCGACCCTGCACGCCAGCGTCGCAACGATCCGGGCGAACCGGAAAAATGTCCGGTGTGGCAGCTGCACAAGGTTTATTCTGACGAAGCACGACAGGATTGGGTTCAGGAAGGTTGTCGAAACGCTGGCATCGGCTGCCTTGACTGCAAAAAACCGGTGATCGACGCCTGTCAGGCAGAACTGGAGCCGATCCGCATGGAAGCCATGGAACTTGAACGCAATCAGGATGTCGTAAAAAACATCATTGCAGAAGGTTGCGAACAGGCCCGGGACGAAGCACAGGACACCCTGCGTGATGTGCGCGAAGCCATTGGCCTTGATTATCGCTGA
- a CDS encoding L-threonylcarbamoyladenylate synthase — MSQFFQIHPDNPQPRLVRQAVEIMRNGGVIAYPTDSAYALGCLIGEKKAVDRIRSIRHLDDKHNFTLVCRDLSELAIYAQVNNSQYRLIKSATPGPYTFILKGTREVPRRLMHPKRRTIGIRVPECAIVNALLAELDAPIMSTTLQLPADEQPMTDAYDIRQILESQLDLVIDGGYRDGDPTTVVSLLNETPEILREGKGDIRLFSA, encoded by the coding sequence ATGAGTCAATTTTTTCAGATTCACCCTGACAACCCGCAACCAAGGCTGGTGCGTCAGGCGGTTGAGATCATGCGTAACGGCGGTGTGATTGCGTACCCCACCGATTCGGCTTATGCCCTGGGCTGTCTGATTGGCGAAAAGAAAGCCGTTGACCGGATTCGCAGCATTCGTCATCTGGACGATAAACATAACTTCACGCTGGTCTGCCGTGACCTGTCGGAACTGGCTATTTATGCCCAGGTCAACAACAGTCAGTACCGTCTGATTAAAAGTGCTACGCCCGGGCCTTACACCTTTATTCTCAAAGGTACCCGGGAAGTACCCAGACGCCTGATGCACCCCAAACGACGAACCATCGGAATACGAGTACCAGAATGCGCCATTGTTAACGCCCTGCTGGCTGAACTGGATGCGCCCATCATGAGTACCACCTTGCAGCTGCCTGCTGATGAACAACCCATGACCGATGCTTACGACATACGTCAAATACTGGAAAGTCAGCTGGATCTGGTGATTGATGGCGGCTACCGTGACGGAGATCCTACTACGGTTGTCAGTCTGCTGAATGAAACCCCTGAAATCCTGCGGGAAGGCAAGGGTGATATTCGTCTATTTTCTGCATAA
- a CDS encoding pseudouridine synthase, whose amino-acid sequence MIRIAKYIAGSGLCSRRAACRLIESGHVQLNDRVAIHTDRVSNDDTIVVNGQTIVPPAAYNYYMYNKPVGIDCVCNPQDADSIVHQINTPVRVFPVGRLDKDSHGLMLLTNDGELCQRLLHPDYYHEKEYRVTVDKPLTGQFLKTMSLGVSYGNVTTLPCQVKRQSDNIFLITLTQGMNRQIRRMCKALGYRVIKLQRLRIKSLRLGDLPLNQLQPLPNDQVLELKQP is encoded by the coding sequence ATGATTCGAATTGCCAAGTACATTGCAGGCTCCGGACTATGCTCCAGACGAGCCGCCTGTCGCCTGATTGAATCGGGGCATGTCCAGTTAAACGACAGAGTAGCCATACACACAGACCGGGTCAGCAATGACGATACCATTGTCGTCAATGGACAAACCATTGTGCCACCAGCAGCGTATAACTATTACATGTACAACAAACCTGTTGGCATTGACTGTGTATGCAACCCTCAGGATGCTGACAGTATTGTTCACCAGATCAACACACCGGTTCGGGTATTTCCGGTTGGACGACTGGATAAAGACTCCCATGGACTGATGTTACTGACCAACGATGGCGAGCTTTGCCAGCGGCTGCTGCACCCGGACTATTACCATGAAAAAGAGTACCGGGTTACCGTCGATAAGCCACTGACCGGTCAGTTTCTGAAAACCATGTCCCTTGGAGTCTCCTACGGCAATGTGACCACACTGCCCTGTCAGGTTAAACGACAGTCGGACAATATATTCCTGATTACCCTGACCCAGGGCATGAACCGACAAATTCGTCGTATGTGCAAGGCATTGGGCTATCGGGTGATTAAACTGCAACGGCTGCGCATAAAGTCCCTGCGACTGGGCGACCTGCCGTTGAATCAGCTTCAGCCACTTCCCAATGATCAGGTTCTGGAGCTTAAACAGCCCTGA
- a CDS encoding WD40 repeat domain-containing protein: MKVAIMMGAFLLLGAITTGSQAKPASQIIPLPTETPPSTGFLLTKKGKIDSSSGIDLPSYNHVRAMIFSPDGRYINTGIRFTTKESDKVVRDGGKLHDIQYGGEYITYDISQINQPVKVEKRAVFNYDNSFTPDGRHLVRVDVNGQIVIENVEDMKHPAYVMSLPWQDATDNKIRQASCVEVSNSGTFMVAGGRDGLIKIYNITDPKNPTEQSTIETDHTLTDVAISPDEKWVAFTGNGFSLMVYDLADLSNPRLLATEKTPGDKPGLRSVGVTIAPDSKWLAVAGYTLHHSLLLYDMEHPEKPALIPVPEEVKGPVSFVDISRDGKLMAMGTLGEDSGVTIYNVADPKKAEQANFIASNTRSCSGAFNPGKNELTLDLGNKEIELFTYRYDPSSPGTAKPVEPDLQKVLKNVSYEIAKSAAALAATLGFVFSVSFVIMCIVICHLDTYKNKSI, encoded by the coding sequence ATGAAAGTAGCAATAATGATGGGAGCTTTTTTGTTGCTTGGAGCGATAACAACTGGCTCTCAGGCAAAACCAGCCTCTCAAATAATTCCGCTCCCTACAGAGACCCCACCTTCAACCGGCTTCCTTCTGACGAAAAAAGGCAAAATTGACTCTAGCAGTGGCATCGACCTGCCATCTTATAACCACGTTAGAGCGATGATATTTTCCCCGGATGGCCGGTATATCAACACCGGGATTCGGTTTACAACAAAAGAAAGCGACAAAGTGGTAAGAGATGGAGGGAAACTGCACGACATTCAGTACGGTGGCGAGTACATCACCTACGATATCAGCCAGATCAACCAGCCTGTCAAAGTTGAGAAAAGAGCCGTCTTTAATTACGACAATAGCTTCACACCCGATGGGCGGCACCTGGTAAGAGTTGACGTCAATGGTCAGATTGTTATTGAAAACGTAGAAGACATGAAGCACCCGGCTTATGTCATGTCACTGCCATGGCAAGATGCTACAGATAATAAAATTCGACAAGCCAGCTGCGTTGAAGTCAGCAACAGCGGAACCTTCATGGTCGCAGGAGGAAGGGACGGATTAATCAAGATTTATAATATCACCGACCCAAAAAACCCAACAGAACAGTCAACTATAGAAACAGACCACACACTAACCGATGTCGCCATCAGCCCTGATGAGAAGTGGGTGGCTTTTACCGGCAATGGTTTCAGCCTTATGGTCTATGATCTGGCTGACCTGAGCAACCCCAGGCTTCTGGCTACTGAAAAGACGCCGGGAGATAAACCTGGCCTCAGGTCTGTTGGTGTGACTATCGCCCCTGACTCAAAATGGCTTGCCGTGGCGGGTTATACATTGCATCATTCGCTCCTACTCTATGATATGGAGCACCCGGAAAAGCCAGCCCTGATACCCGTTCCGGAAGAAGTTAAAGGACCAGTGTCTTTTGTTGATATTAGTCGTGACGGGAAGCTGATGGCGATGGGAACCCTTGGTGAAGACTCTGGAGTCACTATTTATAATGTCGCTGACCCAAAAAAAGCAGAACAAGCTAATTTCATAGCTTCAAACACAAGATCCTGCAGTGGTGCATTCAACCCCGGGAAAAATGAACTCACTCTTGATCTGGGAAATAAAGAAATCGAGTTATTCACCTACCGTTACGATCCTTCGAGTCCTGGCACAGCGAAGCCGGTTGAACCTGATCTTCAAAAAGTACTTAAAAATGTTTCTTATGAAATAGCTAAATCCGCTGCTGCGCTTGCCGCCACTTTGGGTTTTGTCTTTAGTGTGAGTTTTGTCATAATGTGCATTGTAATATGCCATCTCGATACATATAAAAACAAAAGTATTTGA
- a CDS encoding WD40 repeat domain-containing protein — MKITMMIGAFLLLGAITTGSQANPASQTTPLSTETSPSTDFSLEEKGKFNFSNNTNQTTPSTTQTSSSADFILEKKGQINFSSDIDLPPYNHVRAMTFSPDGRYINTGVRFAIEESNKAVRDGEELHDIQYGGEYITYDISQINQPVEVEKTAVFNYDNSFTPDGRHLVRIDVNGQIVIENVEDMKHPAYVMSLPWQDATDNEIRQASCVEVSNSGTFMVAGGRDGLIKIYNITDPKNPTEQSTIETDHTLTDVAISPDEKWVAFTGNGFSLMVYDLADLSNPRLLATEKTPGDKPGLRSVGVTIAPDSKWLAVAGYTLHHSLLLYDMEHPEKPALIPVPEEVKGPVSFVDISRDGKLMAMGTLGEGAGVTIYNVADPKKAEEVDFIAAITNSYGGAFSPVKDQLALDLGDQKIGLFTYSYNPASPAAVKPRPRPNYIKPYPQNPTEDPESIKALKIMIIVPTVAAVTILVTFIGLKLHDREEKRQLKKAVPI, encoded by the coding sequence ATGAAAATAACAATGATGATAGGAGCTTTTTTGTTGCTTGGAGCCATAACAACTGGCTCTCAGGCAAACCCAGCCTCTCAAACAACTCCGCTCTCTACAGAGACATCCCCTTCAACTGACTTCAGCCTGGAGGAAAAAGGCAAATTTAATTTTAGTAATAACACCAACCAAACAACTCCCTCCACCACACAGACATCCTCCTCAGCCGACTTCATTCTGGAGAAAAAAGGCCAAATTAACTTTAGCAGTGACATCGACCTGCCCCCTTACAACCACGTTAGAGCGATGACATTTTCCCCGGATGGCCGATATATCAACACCGGGGTTCGGTTTGCAATAGAAGAAAGCAACAAAGCGGTAAGAGATGGAGAGGAACTGCACGACATTCAGTACGGTGGCGAGTACATCACCTACGATATCAGCCAGATCAACCAGCCTGTCGAAGTTGAGAAAACAGCCGTCTTTAATTACGACAACAGCTTTACACCCGATGGGCGGCACCTGGTAAGAATTGACGTCAATGGTCAGATTGTTATTGAAAACGTAGAAGACATGAAGCATCCGGCTTATGTCATGTCACTGCCATGGCAAGATGCTACAGATAATGAAATTCGACAAGCCAGCTGCGTTGAAGTCAGCAACAGCGGAACCTTCATGGTTGCAGGAGGAAGGGACGGATTAATCAAGATTTATAATATCACCGACCCAAAAAACCCAACAGAACAGTCAACTATAGAAACAGACCACACACTAACCGATGTCGCCATCAGCCCTGATGAGAAGTGGGTGGCTTTTACCGGCAATGGTTTCAGCCTTATGGTCTATGATCTGGCTGACCTGAGCAACCCCAGGCTTCTGGCTACTGAAAAGACGCCGGGAGATAAACCTGGCCTCAGGTCTGTTGGTGTGACTATCGCCCCTGACTCAAAATGGCTTGCCGTGGCGGGTTATACATTGCATCATTCGCTCCTACTCTATGATATGGAGCACCCGGAAAAGCCAGCCCTGATACCCGTTCCGGAAGAAGTTAAAGGACCAGTGTCTTTTGTTGATATTAGTCGTGACGGGAAGCTGATGGCCATGGGAACCCTTGGTGAAGGCGCTGGAGTCACTATTTATAATGTCGCTGACCCGAAAAAAGCAGAGGAAGTTGATTTTATAGCTGCAATAACAAATTCTTACGGCGGTGCATTCAGCCCTGTGAAAGATCAGCTGGCTCTTGATTTGGGTGATCAGAAGATCGGGTTATTTACCTACAGTTATAACCCTGCGAGTCCTGCCGCAGTGAAACCGAGGCCGAGGCCGAATTACATTAAGCCTTATCCTCAAAATCCAACTGAAGACCCTGAATCTATAAAAGCTCTTAAGATTATGATAATTGTACCGACTGTTGCCGCTGTTACCATACTTGTCACATTTATCGGTCTAAAACTTCATGACCGCGAGGAAAAACGTCAACTCAAAAAAGCTGTTCCTATCTAA
- a CDS encoding PHP domain-containing protein: MSINADLHCHTTASDGTLGPLELYRRAADQGVELLAITDHDSVAAHHFLRQYPLDGPRLISGIELSTTWSGVEIHIVGLNFPLDHPDLDRIIENQDHARRQRSLHIAKKLVKLLQLTITEDQLFSEVVDIALSRQRSTSDGFTLTKETVQTGRPHFAQWLVNKGYVKDANAAFDHYLNDKKLGNLRQFWPPMSQAVAWLRALGGKAVLAHPGKYKMTRTKLRALVKDFKLAGGHALEVIGGVNVPGQTEQFVELCQAFELQGSRGSDFHSPDYRWVELGRLRPVPGQITSVWDDWQ, encoded by the coding sequence ATGAGTATTAATGCGGACCTTCACTGTCATACCACCGCTTCAGACGGAACCCTCGGTCCGCTTGAGCTATACCGCCGGGCGGCAGACCAGGGCGTCGAACTGCTCGCCATTACCGACCATGACTCTGTGGCAGCCCATCATTTTTTGCGGCAGTACCCTCTGGATGGCCCACGCCTGATTTCCGGTATCGAGCTGTCCACCACCTGGTCCGGTGTCGAAATTCATATTGTCGGACTGAACTTTCCTCTGGATCATCCAGATCTTGACCGCATTATCGAGAATCAGGACCACGCCCGTCGGCAGCGATCACTGCACATTGCGAAAAAGCTGGTCAAACTGTTGCAACTAACCATCACGGAAGATCAACTGTTTTCCGAGGTGGTTGATATCGCACTATCGCGTCAGAGAAGCACCAGCGACGGCTTCACCCTGACAAAAGAAACCGTCCAGACCGGTCGCCCGCATTTCGCACAATGGCTGGTCAACAAAGGTTACGTTAAAGACGCTAATGCGGCTTTCGATCACTATCTGAATGACAAAAAACTCGGCAACCTGCGCCAGTTCTGGCCACCCATGAGTCAGGCTGTGGCCTGGCTGCGTGCGCTGGGTGGCAAAGCGGTGCTGGCTCATCCGGGGAAATACAAAATGACCCGAACCAAACTCCGGGCGCTGGTCAAAGACTTCAAACTGGCGGGTGGTCATGCACTGGAAGTAATAGGTGGCGTCAATGTGCCGGGGCAAACCGAACAGTTTGTCGAGTTGTGCCAGGCTTTTGAATTGCAGGGCTCCAGAGGCAGCGACTTTCATTCACCGGATTATCGCTGGGTCGAGCTGGGCAGACTGCGCCCTGTTCCCGGGCAAATAACAAGTGTCTGGGATGACTGGCAATAA
- the ispZ gene encoding septation protein IspZ produces MKQLIDFIPLIVFFTIYKMDPRAMEFAGQSFELGGPFSATLALMVASVIVYGGMYLKYRHLEKSQMITLGAVILFGGMTLVFHDEMFLKWKAPIVNWIFAVAFLGSQFIGSKTLVQRMMGHVMTLPEAIWTRLNMSWVVFFTLLGAANLFVAFTFHDIWVDFKVFGSLILTFGFVILQFVFLSKYINTDASETDSGMENGVKKSSEEK; encoded by the coding sequence ATGAAACAATTGATTGATTTTATTCCTCTGATTGTCTTTTTTACAATCTATAAAATGGACCCGCGTGCAATGGAGTTTGCAGGGCAGAGCTTTGAACTGGGTGGACCATTCAGTGCAACACTTGCCTTGATGGTTGCTTCTGTCATTGTCTATGGCGGAATGTACCTCAAGTACCGTCACCTTGAAAAAAGCCAGATGATTACTCTGGGTGCCGTTATTCTTTTTGGTGGCATGACACTGGTTTTTCATGATGAAATGTTTCTGAAGTGGAAAGCCCCCATCGTTAACTGGATCTTTGCCGTCGCATTTCTGGGCAGTCAGTTTATCGGTAGCAAGACGCTGGTTCAGCGTATGATGGGTCATGTGATGACTCTGCCTGAAGCCATCTGGACACGGCTGAATATGAGCTGGGTCGTATTCTTTACCCTGCTTGGCGCAGCGAACCTGTTTGTTGCCTTCACGTTCCATGACATCTGGGTGGACTTTAAGGTCTTTGGCAGTTTGATTCTTACTTTTGGTTTTGTCATTCTGCAGTTTGTATTTTTGTCTAAATACATTAATACCGATGCCAGTGAAACGGATAGCGGAATGGAAAACGGTGTTAAAAAAAGCTCAGAGGAAAAATAA
- a CDS encoding YciI family protein, translated as MLYAVISEDVDNSLPLRKEVRPAHLARLEQLKEQGRLVLAGPLPAIDSNDPGEAGFTGSLVVAEFDSLTAARAWADADPYMEAGVYRKVVVKPFKKVLP; from the coding sequence ATGCTGTATGCAGTAATCAGTGAAGATGTTGATAACAGCCTGCCTTTACGCAAAGAGGTGCGGCCTGCCCATCTGGCACGTCTGGAACAGTTAAAAGAACAGGGACGTCTGGTGCTGGCAGGGCCTCTGCCAGCCATTGACAGCAATGATCCCGGTGAAGCCGGATTTACCGGCAGCCTGGTGGTTGCTGAATTTGATTCTCTTACAGCCGCCCGGGCCTGGGCAGATGCCGACCCCTATATGGAAGCAGGTGTCTACCGGAAAGTGGTGGTAAAACCGTTTAAGAAAGTACTGCCCTGA